TTTAACAAAGGGTTCCATATCCACTGCACTAAAAACTTCCTTCTCAACCCATGCATATTATACGTGGCACCATCCTTATCGTTGATCATTTGTCCCGTATAGGACCCACCTCCTCCAGTTCCATAAATACCCTCACAAAGATCCGCTACTTCAACTGGAAAAACCGGATCCGAACCCGCATACCAAGCATTCACCAACGGGTTAGTTGCCATCTCAGCAATCTCATGACCAATCACACTTATCATTCCATCCACTCCAACGTCCTCGTTTGGTGACTTGACTGCTTTTAATCCGGGTATATATTCGGGTACAGCAAACGGGTAAGCACACATTCCGGGGCAAAACTTACCCGAATTACCCACCCATGCGTACGGTAAAGTGTACCCCACAATTGACGGAAACGTGAAGTAGTGGAACCCACACACATTTTGACAATAATCTTGTACCATTACGTCATCTGACGTCAACAACAAGTACACTCCCCCTTTCGGGTTAACGGGTAAGGGTCGGGTTTTAGCATTAAGAGCACTTTTTATTACAGACTG
The sequence above is drawn from the Apium graveolens cultivar Ventura chromosome 2, ASM990537v1, whole genome shotgun sequence genome and encodes:
- the LOC141708151 gene encoding protein EXORDIUM-like 3: MQGRYLHLFLTLTLLTIFSISSSSAWRPWPTHNSSKSELQFGGSKKYEGSSDFVKLRYHMGPVLTANITVHIIWYGKWQTPQKKIIREFISSISDPAPTRNPTRPSVSKWWRTVQLYTDQTGANISRTVHLGPEKNDRFYSHGKSLTRLSIQSVIKSALNAKTRPLPVNPKGGVYLLLTSDDVMVQDYCQNVCGFHYFTFPSIVGYTLPYAWVGNSGKFCPGMCAYPFAVPEYIPGLKAVKSPNEDVGVDGMISVIGHEIAEMATNPLVNAWYAGSDPVFPVEVADLCEGIYGTGGGGSYTGQMINDKDGATYNMHGLRRKFLVQWIWNPLLNYCTGPNALDL